From a region of the Trichoderma atroviride chromosome 6, complete sequence genome:
- a CDS encoding uncharacterized protein (BUSCO:EOG092D3D5H), giving the protein MAEVPDRDEMVRNFVTMSGASEELAVQYLESNGWDMLAACNSYFHDEDERNDERRRQQAEEGTLEQYSGPRTLDGRPAPQEDFSSAASRKSKQPKKKGIATLGSLGGSAAHHDDDDEDDDYDDDDEDDGRGNLFAGGEKSGLAVQDPTSEGGSRKIISDILAKAKANSRQSDANPEAGPSRQTHFRGTGVTLGGDGVESRSIPDARGAEQRPAGPPVERVLHIWHDGFSIDDGELRRFDDPQNEADLQLIRSGRAPLHLMNVQHDQSVDVKLHQHDSPYKQPPKQYKPFSSAGHRLGSPVPGATAAPSSTQTAAPSGASSSSAAPAPTIDDSQPTIMIRIQMPDGSRLPARFNTTHTVGDVYGFVQGASVETRDRAWVLATTFPNKEHTDKALVLGEMAEFKKGGTAVVKWA; this is encoded by the exons ATGGCGGAAGTTCCAGACCGTGATGAGATGGTACGGAACTTTGTTACCATGAGTGGCGCCTCAGAAGAGCTG GCCGTTCAGTACCTTGAATCAAACGGCTGGGATATGCTGGCCGCCTGCAACTCCTACTTCcacgacgaggatgagcgAAACGACGAACGACGCAGGCAACAGGCCGAGGAGGGCACGCTCGAGCAGTACAGCGGCCCACGCACCTTGGACGGTCGCCCTGCCCCTCAAGAAGACTTCTCCAGTGCGGCGTCTCGGAAAtcgaagcagccaaagaagaagggaattGCCACGTTGGGATCACTGGGAGGCTCAGCTGCTCAccacgacgacgatgacgaggacgacgactacgacgatgacgatgaagacgatggacGGGGCAATCTGTTTGCCGGCGGCGAAAAGTCTGGACTTGCGGTTCAGGATCCCACATCAGAAGGTGGCTCAAGGAAGATCATCAGTGACATattggccaaggccaaggc CAACTCACGTCAGTCAGATGCCAACCCCGAAGCCGGCCCTTCTCGCCAGACTCATTTCCGCGGTACCGGCGTAACACTTGGAGGAGATGGCGTGGAGAGCCGAAGCATCCCCGATGCTCGCGGTGCTGAGCAGAGACCTGCGGGACCCCCAGTGGAACGAGTGCTTCACATCTGGCACGATGGATTCAGCatcgacgatggcgagctTCGTCGTTTTGATGACCCTCAAAACGAGGCCGATCTTCAGCTGATCCGCTCTGGTCGGGCTCCTCTACATCTGATGAACGTCCAGCACGACCAGTCCGTCGATGTCAAACTCCACCAACACGATAGCCCATACAAACAGCCGCCGAAGCAGTACAAGCCCTTTTCCAGTGCTGGCCATCGCCTTGGCAGCCCAGTCCCTGGCGCCACAGCTGCGCCATCCTCGACCCAAACCGCTGCTCCCTCTGGagcttcctcgtcgtctgctGCTCCCGCGCCAACCATTGACGATTCACAACCGACAATCATGATCAGAATCCAGATGCCCGACGGATCTAGGCTGCCTGCCCGTTTCAACACCACGCATACGGTGGGCGATGTATACGGCTTTGTTCAGGGCGCCTCAGTAGAGACTCGTGATCGAGCCTGGGTCCTGGCTACAACTTTCCCCAACAAGGAGCACACAGATAAGGCTCTTGTTTTGGGTGAGATGGCCGAGTTCAAAAAGGGTGGAACGGCTGTTGTTAAGTGGGCATAG
- a CDS encoding uncharacterized protein (EggNog:ENOG41), translating to MQPMQSLLNMYFSGAELLTGLAEYRNGGLFVDLGVLTLKEVDMARGLANYSEYCKTSGLKVIEVAPMFPTSDDVIVEWRGLTIALLDKLCEEINLALESELDGHEITMAQLMEAGSWKGGREIAEINRPNTKEPPILIESDGTVF from the exons ATGCAGCCCATGCAATCCCTGCTAAACATGTACTTTTCCGGAGCAGAGCTATTGACTGGCCTGGCCGAGTACCGCAATGGCGGCCTCTTTGTCGATCTCGGCGTTTTGACCCTTAAGGAGGTTGACATGGCCCGCGGATTGGCCAACTACAGCGAATACTGCAAGACGTCTGGCCTCAAGGTGATTGAAGTGGCTCCCATGTTCCCGACTTCGGATGATGTCATTGTGGAATGGCGCGGCTTGACCATTGCTCTGCTGGATAAGCTTTGCGAGGAGATTAACCTGGCGCTGGAGTCGGAGCTGGATGGCCACGAGATAACCATGGCACAGCTAATggaagctggcagctggAAG GGAGGTCGTGAGATTGCCGAGATTAATCGGCCAAACACAAAAGAGCCGCCGATTTTAATCGAGAGCGACGGAACCGTATTCTAA
- a CDS encoding uncharacterized protein (EggNog:ENOG41) — MGLFSRKQKSPRESGILESQSTTSFGSSTFRGLTNNRVSAGSMLTPNTPLSPLPSLKIPKLDLPRPPDPALDPAGYLRSLGAIRDRAKVLLEKAEDNELVHFDVDMNKFPNVVTFVSGLIKRDHEAPFQDIPSHGRYQHFCMGGRDRIAELLGSWPDSVDTTERCRRLVDLFFISVLLDAGAGTTWTYKSADNGKSYRRSEGIAIASLEMFKSGIFSASPTNKHQVDKTALGALSVAKIASGMQSDPDNEIVGLEGRTEVLVKLSEALAEHPEYFGADGRPGNLVDYLLSHPATQMSSILIVPPTSPVDHSNGKP; from the exons ATGGGTCTCTTCTCCCGTAAACAAAAGTCCCCTCGAGAGTCGGGCATCCTCGAGTCTCAGTCCACCACCAGCTTCGGGTCTTCCACATTCCGAGGCCTGACCAACAACCGCGTGTCCGCTGGCAGCATGTTGACGCCCAATACGCCTCTATCGCCGCTGCCCTCCCTCAAAATACCCAAGCTGGACCTGCCCCGACCTCCGGATCCAGCGCTGGACCCGGCCGGCTACCTGCGAAGCTTGGGTGCAATCCGAGACAGGGCCAAGGTCCTGTTAGAAAAGGCCGAAGACAACGAGCTGGTCCATTTCGATGTTGATATGAACAAGTTCCCTAACGTGGTGACTTTTGTTTCAGGGCTTATCAAG CGAGACCACGAGGCTCCTTTCCAGGACATTCCCAGCCATGGTCGCTATCAACATTTCTGCATGGGCGGCCGAGACCGGATCGCCGAGCTTCTGGGGAGCTGGCCTGACAGCGTCGACACCACAGagcgctgccgccgccttgtcgacctcttcttcatcagcgtACTGCTGGATGCCGGTGCTGGAACTACGTGGACCTATAAGAGCGCtgacaatggcaaaagcTATAGGCGCTCTGAGGGTATTGCAATCGCCAGCTTAGAAATGTTCAAATCG GGAATATTTTCCGCAAGCCCAACCAACAAACATCAAGTTGACAAGACTGCATTGGGAGCCCTTTCGGTAGCTAAGATTGCCTCGGGCATGCAGTCTGACCCTGACAACGAAATTGTTGGCTTGGAGGGCCGAACCGAGGTTTTGGTCAAGCTGTCAGAAGCTCTTGCAGAGCACCCAGAGTACTTTGGCGCTGATGGCCGCCCTGGCAACCTGGTTG ACTATTTGCTGTCACATCCCGCAACACAAATGTCATCGATCCTCATCGTCCCCCCTACCAGTCCTGTGGACCATTCTAATGGAAAGCCTTGA
- a CDS encoding uncharacterized protein (EggNog:ENOG41): MSTDDLSAHLADSGVTMRSDSEQYSPGNESSPSSSNSPVILYNPPTAWSLIRSAAINLVLPFINGMMLGFGELFAHEFAFRLGWGGTKVFPLSRRRAHAIGPGIEVRERRERPGPSLEDIASLE, encoded by the exons ATGTCGACCGACGATCTCAGCGCCCATCTGGCCGACTCTGGCGTCACCATGCGGTCGGACAGCGAGCAGTACTCCCCAGGCAACGAATcgtcaccatcgtcatcaaacTCGCCCGTCATCCTGTACAATCCGCCGACAGCCTGGTCGCTGATACGGAGCGCGGCCATCAACTTGGTGCTGCCATTTATCAACGGCATGATGCTGGGATTTGGCGAGCTGTTTGCTCATGAATTCGCATTCAGACTAGGATGGGGCGGCACAAAG GTCTTCCCTCTATCTCGAAGACGAGCTCACGCCATTGGCCCCGGTATTGAAGTCCGCGAGCGACGAGAGCGACCTGGACCTTCACTAGAGGATATTGCAAGCTTGGAATGA
- a CDS encoding uncharacterized protein (BUSCO:EOG092D1DIJ), producing the protein MLVLEEQRYIHEDLERLEQGIADRIREDPKHIRDRLNRDHEVAQLLDQIQAQSQNLLNIYKDESGNRAQEIQQIGSGDPFEEFYRQWKDVRDHHARYPNEQAENSEQRYKLSRHGDPSEPLPSIVDSLFSGEEAYGRFFDLNTCHEAFLNLPNVKRLTYLQYLELFDNFAPGFAGVKRNEKLTDQYFQYVGDLSGYLESFMRRTRPLENVDKIMQTFDQEFEEVWTKDEVEGWSLEQGASNPAKQRTGDAIWCDDCEKEFSNENVYKNHLTGRKHIKAAEQRSRRQEESKPEANRSGKGTVSATRLKERAVAEREFRVKRLAGAMSTERSDTRVNVERKQGMTERERQQELENLLNVTETRHEPTEEADGEGEDGEEKIYNPLKLPLAWDGKPIPFWLYRLHGLGVEFPCEICGNFVYMGRRAFDKHFNEARHVYGLKCLGIANTSLFRDITGIDEAMRLWEKIQKEKRRGKIDDGSVVQMEDGEGNVMPEKVYYDLQKQGLL; encoded by the exons ATGTTGGTGTTAGAAGAACAGAGATACATTCACGAGGACCTGGAGCGCCTCGAACAGGGCATCGCAGATCGCATCCGTGAGGACCCCAAGCAT ATCCGCGATAGACTCAATCGCGATCACGAAGTCGCACAGCTATTAGACCAGATCCAAGCACAGTCCCAAAACCTACTCAACATCTACAAAGACGAATCCGGCAACAGGGCACAAGAGATCCAGCAGATTGGCAGTGGAGACCCCTTCGAAGAGTTTTATCGCCAGTGGAAGGATGTTCGAGACCATCACGCAAGATACCCCAACGAGCAAGCAGAGAACTCCGAGCAGCGGTACAAGTTATCAAGACATGGCGATCCATCAGAACCATTGCCGTCCATTGTCGACTCTCTTTTCTCCGGAGAAGAGGCTTATGGAAGATTCTTTGATCTGAATACCTGCCACGAAGCCTTTTTAAATCTGCCAAACGTAAAACGTTTGACGTATCTGCAGTATCTGGAGCTGTTTGACAACTTTGCCCCTGGCTTCGCAGGCGTTAAGCGAAACGAGAAGCTGACAGATCAATATTTCCAATATGTTGGTGATCTGAGTGGCTATCTTGAGTCATTCATGAGACGAACTCGACCTCTGGAGAACGTGGACAAGATTATGCAGACTTTCGACCAGGAATTCGAAGAGGTTTGGACCAAGGACGAAGTAGAGGGATGGAGTCTAGAGCAGGGAGCGTCGAATCCAGCCAAACAGCGAACGGGAGATGCTATATGGTGCGACGACTGCGAGAAAGAATTCAGCAACGAAAACGTCTACAAGAACCATCTCACGGGACGAAAGCAcatcaaggctgccgagCAGCGAAGCCGACGGCAAGAAGAGTCTAAACCAGAAGCAAATAGATCTGGTAAAGGGACCGTTTCTGCGACCAGGCTAAAGGAGCGAGCCGTGGCAGAACGCGAATTTAGGGTCAAACGATTGGCCGGCGCCATGAGCACTGAGCGAAGCGATACTCGTGTCAACGTTGAGCGTAAACAGGGCATGACAGAAAGAGAACGCCAGCAGGAGCTAGAGAACCTCCTCAACGTGACTGAGACCCGACATGAGCCAACAGAAGAGGCCGACGGCGAAGGGGAAGACGGCGAGGAAAAGATTTACAATCCTCTCAAACTCCCCTTGGCATGGGATGGAAAACCCATTCCCTTTTGGCTGTATCGATTACATGGATTGGGTGTGGAATTCCCCTGTGAGATTTGTGGAAATTTCGTCTACATGGGCAGGCGTGCCTTTGACAAGCATTTCAACGAGGCACGCCACGTATATGGTCTGAAGTGTCTGGGCATTGCCAACACCAGCTTATTCAGGGACATCACGGGTATTGACGAGGCGATGAGATTGTGGGAGAAGAtccagaaggaaaagaggagggGCAAGATTGATGACGGCAGCGTCGTGCAGATGGAGGATGGCGAGGGAAATGTCATGCCGGAAAAGGTCTACTACGATTTACAGAAGCAGGGTCTGCTATAA
- a CDS encoding uncharacterized protein (TransMembrane:5 (o194-216i278-305o325-342i354-373o379-397i)): MLPSRGIARSFPSPGAWRQAQTSRLTNLSNRQLSHGRQFGTSLRNTNARLTTASSPFRTRYAAAAPIVLGGVSSSRSLSLWGWGGGSKKDDSATTTTTATTTPETASDAVATQASVEQASAATSAAPADAAAAVSASATEPAVAASDVDLSSISALINGQDILNMPEDLGYLHAIGLDYGWGFTSVMQWTLEHVHVWSGLGWGASIMATAVLLRTLMFYPQIQSLKFNAIMQRMRKDPRSNEAMKLVQQGFQEGDMEKRQRGQVLNKMLRSEYGVSNWGIMWSLAQIPFTFGLFRIVSGMVHIPVPSLESAGFLWFTDLSATDPYFILPAAGTAFMMGALLINAKHTPQQQRKMLKPMMYIFGTVGFVGTTFLSAAVNLMTVALGGSTLLTALILNISSVRRSLGLPTDPVDEAPSAAAPQKKMQYEAPRSEAPGLTGLRERLTTSLDDMKKGVSESVSNYTGTYSGTEQEKAERKRREMIRKLEDMRKQQEREQFELKYKSKK, translated from the exons ATGCTTCCAAGCAGAGGGATTGCGCGCTCCTTCCCTTCTCCGGGAGCCTGGAGGCAAGCACAAACAAGTCGATTAACG AATCTTTCCAATCGACAActcagccatggccgccagtTTGGAACCTCGCTGCGAAACACAAACGCCAGATTGACGACTGCCTCATCGCCATTCCGCACTCGatacgccgccgccgcgccaATTGTGCTCGGAGGAGTCTCGTCTTCAAGATCGCTGTCTCTGTGGGGTTGGGGTGGGGGAAGCAAAAAGGACGACTCTGctacgacgacgacaacagcaacaacaacaccagaGACTGCCAGCGATGCCGTTGCTACTCAGGCATCCGTAGAACAGGCTTCTGCCGCAAcctctgctgctcccgctgatgctgccgccgctgtgTCTGCCTCTGCGACCGAAcccgccgtcgccgcctccgATGTCGACCTCTCCTCGATTTCGGCCCTCATCAACGGCCAGGACATCCTCAACATGCCCGAGGATCTCGGCTACCTGCACGCGATTGGACTGGACTACGGCTGGGGCTTCACGTCCGTCATGCAATGGACCCTGGAGCACGTCCACGTGTGGTCTGGCCTGGGCTGGGGCgcctccatcatggccacgGCCGTCCTGCTGCGAACCCTCATGTTCTACCCTCAGATCCAGAGTCTCAAgttcaacgccatcatgcAGCGGATGAGAAAGGACCCTCGATCCAACGAGGCCATGAAGCTCGTCCAGCAGGGCTTCCAGGAGGGCGACATGGAGAAGCGCCAGCGCGGCCAGGTGCTGAACAAGATGCTGCGGTCCGAGTACGGCGTCAGCAACTGGGGCATCATGTGGTCACTTGCGCAGATCCCCTTTACGTTTGGCCTCTTCCGCATTGTCAGCGGCATGGTGCACATCCCCGTGCCTTCGCTGGAGTCTGCCGGCTTCCTGTGGTTCACCGATCTTTCCGCCACTGACCCCTACTTTATTCTTCCTGCTGCCGGCACCGCCTTCATGATGGGTGCTCTTCTG ATCAACGCAAAGCACACcccccagcagcagcgaaagATGCTCAAGCCCATGATGTACATCTTTGGCACCGTCGGCTTCGTCGGCACCACcttcctctccgccgccgtcaacCTCATGACCGTCGCCCTCGGCGGCTCCACCCTCCTCACCGCCCTCATCCTCAACATCTCCTCCGTCCGCCGCTCCCTCGGCCTACCCACCGACCCCGTCGACGAGGCccccagcgccgccgccccccagaagaagatgcagtACGAGGCGCCCCGCTCCGAGGCCCCCGGCCTCACCGGCCTCCGGGAGCGACtcaccaccagcctcgaCGACATGAAAAAGGGCGTTTCCGAGTCCGTGTCCAACTACACCGGCACGTACTCTGGCACGGAGcaggaaaaggccgagaggAAGCGCAGGGAGATGATTCGCAAGCTGGAGGATATGcggaagcagcaagagcgaGAGCAATTTGAGCTGAAatacaagagcaagaaataa
- a CDS encoding uncharacterized protein (EggNog:ENOG41), translating to MQKQCFDLDPLGDVLLTLRCPNQLDLSWRSLIFAKPRKSAEGSDESESRPKSNAPTASVDEPNAHDETEDVQFLLSSRHLSLASPVFGTMLSGGWKESTVLIERPRKIARLENSYTTNSESQPRHQITATEWNTEAFLLLMNIIHGHHRKVPQKVDLETLAHFSILVDYYKCQEITEVFARIWIEKLAPSLPRSHCPPSMIWIFVSWVFSNASIFEKMTELALKGSQGPLETLCLPLPSVVLDAFEEKRTSSLQKMMHAVDEFRNGLLNSSIGCDLACTCMLLGALIKQSDRLIHGQHVQRSIKQVKLDFQGFETPAWGSLDSRGRATRHDCSIASQLMPAVDKVWYNLKGLKSDDYRVQKENEVPKV from the exons ATGCAAAAACAGTGTTTCGACCTGGATCCCCTTGGCGACGTGCTGCTGACCCTCCGATGCCCAAATCAATTGGATCTCAGCTGGCGCTCACTGATATTTGCCAAACCCCGAAAATCAGCTGAAGGAAGCGACGAGTCTGAATCTAGGCCCAAGTCTAACGCGCCTACGGCTAGCGTGGACGAACCCAATGCGCACGA CGAAACCGAAGATGTGCaatttttgctttcttcgcGGCACTTGAGTCTCGCGTCGCCTGTCTTTGGTACGATGCTATCTGGAGGCTGGAAAGAGAGCACTGTTCTCATTGAGCGGCCTAGGAAAATTGCCAGATTAGAAAATAGTTACACAACCAATTCAGAATCGCAACCGCGCCATCAAATCACAGCAACGGAGTGGAATACAGAGGCGTTTCTCCTCCTGATGAATATTATCCACGGTCATCATAGGAAGGTGCCGCAGAAGGTTGACCTAGAGACACTGGCACATTTCTCTATCCTTGTCGACTATTACAAGTGTCAGGAAATAACCGAAGTTTTTGCCCGTATTTGGATAGAGAAGCTCGCCCCTTCCTTGCCAAGAAGCCACTGTCCACCGTCTATGATTTGGATCTTCGTGTCATGGGTCTTTTCGAACGCCTCCATATTCGAAAAGATGACGGAACTAGCATTGAAAGGAAGCCAAGGTCCGCTGGAAACTTTGtgtttgccgctgccgtcagTAGTATTAG ATGCctttgaggagaagagaacaagCTCGCTGCAGAAAATGATGCACGCCGTAGACGAATTCCGGAACGGCCtgctcaacagcagcataGGCTGCGACTTAGCTTGCACGTGTATGCTTCTCGGCGCGCTCATCAAACAATCGGACCGCCTCATACATGGCCAGCATGTTCAACGAAGCATCAAGCAGGTTAAGTTAGATTTCCAGGGGTTTGAAACGCCAGCCTGGGGTTCCCTTGATTCTCGCGGCCGTGCAACTCGGCACGATTGCAGCATAGCAAGCCAGCTTATGCCAGCAGTTGATAAGGTTTGGTATAATTTGAAGGGTCTGAAATCGGATGATTACCGTGTTcaaaaggaaaatgaagTTCCCAAGGTCTAG